Proteins co-encoded in one Listeria ivanovii subsp. ivanovii genomic window:
- a CDS encoding ABC transporter permease has product MTAILATIVSSTLLMAGPLIFTALGGVYSERGGVVNIGLEGMMVMGAFSAIVFNLTFQDTFGALTPWISLIAAMLVGGVFSLVHAVATINFRADHVISGVAINFLATGLSLFLVKVIYDKGQTDQIKYYFGKPDIPVLSDIPVIGDIFFKNVPVMSYVAILFAIVSWFIIYKTRFGLRLRSVGEHPLAADTMGIKVRWMRYQGVIISGILGGLGGAVYAQSFTLDFGHATISGQGYMALAAMIFGKWNPLGAMGAAIFFGFAQCLAISGGSLPFFKDIPDVYLQIAPYVLTILALVGFIGKSEAPKADGVNYIKGK; this is encoded by the coding sequence ATGACAGCCATTTTAGCGACAATTGTTTCTAGTACACTGCTTATGGCAGGCCCGCTAATTTTTACTGCACTCGGGGGCGTTTACTCTGAACGTGGTGGTGTAGTTAACATTGGACTAGAAGGTATGATGGTAATGGGGGCATTCTCAGCTATCGTCTTTAACCTTACTTTCCAAGATACTTTTGGGGCCTTAACTCCTTGGATATCACTTATTGCGGCAATGCTTGTTGGGGGAGTCTTCTCACTAGTTCATGCCGTTGCAACGATTAATTTCCGCGCTGACCATGTAATCAGTGGTGTAGCTATTAACTTTTTAGCAACTGGTCTATCTTTATTCCTTGTAAAAGTAATTTATGATAAAGGCCAAACAGATCAAATTAAGTATTACTTTGGTAAACCAGATATTCCTGTTTTAAGTGATATCCCAGTTATTGGCGATATTTTCTTCAAAAACGTTCCGGTAATGAGTTATGTTGCGATTTTATTCGCGATCGTTTCGTGGTTTATTATTTACAAAACTCGCTTTGGTCTTCGTCTTCGTTCTGTAGGGGAGCATCCTCTTGCAGCTGATACGATGGGAATCAAAGTTCGCTGGATGAGATATCAAGGTGTTATCATCTCTGGTATTCTTGGTGGTCTTGGTGGTGCGGTTTATGCCCAATCATTTACACTTGATTTTGGCCATGCAACCATCTCTGGTCAAGGTTATATGGCACTTGCCGCAATGATTTTTGGTAAATGGAACCCACTTGGCGCAATGGGAGCTGCCATTTTCTTCGGATTTGCGCAATGTTTGGCCATTTCTGGTGGTTCATTACCATTCTTCAAAGACATTCCAGACGTTTACTTACAAATTGCACCTTATGTGTTAACAATTCTTGCTCTAGTTGGCTTTATCGGTAAATCCGAAGCGCCAAAAGCAGACGGTGTTAACTACATTAAAGGAAAATAA
- the yfmF gene encoding EF-P 5-aminopentanol modification-associated protein YfmF, translating to MTNKIFQEKVGPVVLTIVPTEKYKSNKIVFKFRAPLERETVTKRSLLSILLETNSEKYPTQTAFRKQLANLYGANFYTTTAKKGNEHVLTVIFDMIDGQYVSDGDHMLEDAFAFIEEALFHPNATNGVFDVETLSREKENLKSSLEGIYDDKIRFASKRLVEEMFQEDEYRFGAAGVLEDIDSITPEDLYAYYLQFIAEDTIEIFICGDVTKEQVTPLIKKMAFSARSERKGVFYTKDAPKNVQIIHEKQAINQGKLVLGYQTDTLFGDDDFVALQLANGLLGGFANSKIFINVREKASLAYYASSRIDSFKGFMVISAGIDEVNYEQALNIIQEQVVAMQQGDFTSEELNQTKEMLVNQLLETNDQAQGLIELVYNNVLREADLDLNNWIAKIKATTKEEVVQAINKIKPDTIYFLSKGGEELHGKNHI from the coding sequence ATGACAAACAAAATATTTCAAGAAAAAGTTGGTCCGGTTGTATTAACTATCGTACCCACCGAAAAATATAAATCAAATAAAATTGTGTTTAAATTTCGTGCTCCATTAGAAAGAGAAACAGTAACAAAACGTTCCCTTCTTTCGATATTGTTAGAAACAAATAGTGAAAAATATCCTACACAAACTGCTTTTAGAAAGCAATTAGCTAATTTATACGGTGCTAATTTCTACACAACGACGGCAAAAAAAGGCAACGAACATGTGTTAACAGTCATTTTTGATATGATTGACGGACAATATGTTTCTGATGGCGACCATATGCTTGAAGATGCTTTTGCTTTTATCGAAGAGGCGCTTTTTCATCCGAATGCTACAAATGGTGTTTTTGATGTAGAAACACTTTCAAGAGAAAAAGAAAATTTGAAAAGCAGTTTAGAAGGTATTTATGATGATAAAATTCGTTTTGCTTCTAAACGTTTAGTAGAAGAAATGTTCCAAGAGGATGAATATCGCTTTGGTGCAGCTGGTGTGCTAGAGGATATTGATAGCATCACGCCTGAAGACTTATACGCTTATTATTTACAATTTATCGCAGAAGATACGATAGAAATATTCATTTGTGGAGACGTGACGAAAGAACAAGTAACCCCTCTAATTAAGAAAATGGCTTTCTCTGCACGTTCGGAACGCAAAGGTGTATTTTATACGAAAGATGCACCAAAAAATGTACAAATTATTCATGAAAAACAAGCAATTAATCAAGGTAAACTAGTTTTAGGTTACCAAACAGATACATTGTTTGGCGATGATGATTTTGTTGCCTTGCAGCTTGCAAATGGATTATTAGGCGGTTTTGCTAATTCGAAAATCTTTATAAATGTTCGAGAAAAAGCTAGTTTAGCTTATTATGCATCTAGTCGAATTGATTCTTTTAAAGGATTTATGGTCATTTCTGCAGGTATTGATGAAGTAAACTATGAACAAGCTTTAAATATCATTCAAGAACAGGTAGTTGCTATGCAGCAAGGGGATTTTACGAGTGAGGAGTTAAATCAAACAAAAGAAATGCTTGTGAACCAATTGTTAGAAACAAATGATCAAGCGCAAGGATTAATTGAGCTTGTATACAATAATGTGCTAAGGGAAGCTGATTTAGATCTTAACAATTGGATTGCAAAAATAAAAGCAACCACAAAAGAAGAAGTCGTTCAAGCAATTAATAAAATCAAACCAGATACTATTTATTTCTTAAGCAAGGGAGGAGAAGAACTTCATGGAAAAAATCACATTTGA
- the yfmH gene encoding EF-P 5-aminopentanol modification-associated protein YfmH, translating to MEKITFEQVKEAVFHEKMANGLQVYLLPKKGFSKTYAVFTTNYGSIDNNFAPIGETEFTKVPDGIAHFLEHKMFEKEDGDVFFKFGEKGAFTNAFTSFTKTAYLFSSTSRVEENLETLIDFVQEPYFTEETVEKEKGIIGQEIRMYDDDPDFRAYFGVIENMYHNHPVKIDIAGTVESIAEINKDLLYLCYNTFYHPSNMVLFVVGNLEPEEMMNQIRANQSKKSFPKAAPIKRHFPEEPKTVAVKERKMKFPVQIAKNLVGIKEDIGSLEGQAAIKQEIIGDVALEMLFGTTSDTYLALYNEGIIDDTFGYDYTLQDSFSFVLVGGDAKNPDEQTAKILEAIQGAAKNGLQAADLALVKRKRIGQFLRSLNSPEFIANQFSQYVMKSASLFDILPLMETVTLEEVNAFVKNLDAQERTTTFQLLPE from the coding sequence ATGGAAAAAATCACATTTGAGCAAGTAAAAGAAGCTGTTTTCCATGAGAAAATGGCGAATGGTTTACAAGTCTATCTTCTTCCCAAAAAAGGTTTTAGCAAGACTTACGCAGTATTTACAACAAACTATGGTTCTATTGATAATAATTTTGCGCCAATCGGAGAAACAGAATTCACAAAAGTACCAGATGGAATTGCTCACTTTTTAGAACATAAAATGTTTGAAAAAGAAGATGGCGACGTGTTTTTTAAATTTGGAGAAAAAGGAGCATTTACAAACGCCTTTACTTCTTTTACAAAAACAGCTTATCTCTTCTCAAGTACATCACGCGTGGAAGAAAATCTAGAAACATTAATTGATTTTGTACAAGAACCATATTTTACAGAAGAAACGGTAGAAAAGGAAAAAGGTATTATCGGACAAGAAATTAGAATGTATGACGATGATCCGGATTTTCGTGCATATTTTGGCGTAATCGAAAACATGTACCACAATCATCCAGTAAAAATTGACATTGCTGGAACAGTGGAATCCATAGCGGAAATCAACAAAGATTTACTATATCTTTGTTATAACACTTTTTATCACCCAAGTAATATGGTATTATTTGTTGTTGGGAATCTAGAACCAGAAGAAATGATGAACCAAATTCGCGCTAACCAATCGAAAAAATCATTTCCAAAAGCAGCTCCTATTAAACGACACTTTCCGGAAGAACCAAAAACAGTTGCTGTAAAAGAACGCAAAATGAAATTTCCGGTTCAAATCGCGAAAAATTTAGTGGGAATTAAAGAAGATATTGGCTCGTTAGAAGGTCAAGCAGCCATTAAACAAGAAATTATTGGTGACGTAGCGCTTGAAATGTTATTCGGAACAACTTCTGACACATACCTAGCACTATATAATGAAGGAATTATTGACGATACATTTGGTTACGATTATACTCTCCAAGATAGCTTTTCATTCGTGCTTGTTGGTGGCGATGCAAAAAATCCAGATGAACAAACAGCTAAAATATTAGAAGCTATTCAAGGAGCAGCAAAAAATGGTTTACAAGCAGCAGATTTGGCACTTGTAAAACGGAAACGCATTGGTCAGTTCCTACGCTCACTTAATTCACCAGAGTTCATTGCTAACCAGTTTAGTCAATATGTCATGAAATCTGCTTCCTTGTTTGATATTTTACCACTAATGGAAACAGTTACATTGGAAGAGGTTAATGCATTCGTGAAGAACTTGGATGCACAGGAACGAACTACCACATTTCAATTACTTCCGGAATAA
- the ymfI gene encoding elongation factor P 5-aminopentanone reductase — protein sequence MDKEIKYAFVTGASGEIGQAICLSLARAGWNLYIHYYQNKQAVESLLPHLLAENVDVIPIQANFDDITSVAEMEKQVFQIDAFIHAAGSSHYALFQDMTDIDITKLWNVHMFIPMQLIRTFIPKLTKSKQGRIVFISSIWGEVGAAMEVAYSTVKGAQIAFCRALSQELGPSGTTVNAVAPGVVQTKMMDQFSTEEQAILREEIPFKRFAKPQEIADTIEFITSKKANYITGEVLRINGGWLM from the coding sequence TTGGATAAAGAAATAAAATATGCTTTTGTAACTGGAGCTAGTGGAGAAATTGGACAAGCGATTTGTTTATCCCTTGCAAGAGCTGGCTGGAACTTGTATATTCATTACTATCAAAATAAACAAGCTGTAGAAAGTTTATTGCCACATTTACTAGCTGAAAATGTTGATGTTATCCCGATTCAGGCTAACTTTGACGATATTACGAGTGTGGCAGAAATGGAAAAGCAAGTTTTTCAAATAGATGCATTTATCCATGCGGCCGGGAGCTCGCATTATGCGTTATTTCAGGATATGACAGATATAGATATAACTAAATTATGGAATGTGCACATGTTCATACCAATGCAATTAATCCGGACTTTTATTCCAAAGCTAACGAAAAGTAAACAAGGAAGAATCGTGTTTATTAGTTCAATTTGGGGCGAGGTTGGAGCGGCAATGGAAGTAGCTTATTCAACTGTAAAAGGTGCACAAATTGCCTTTTGCCGTGCGTTAAGTCAAGAACTTGGCCCTTCTGGAACAACTGTGAATGCAGTTGCGCCAGGAGTCGTACAAACTAAAATGATGGATCAGTTTTCCACTGAAGAACAAGCTATACTTCGTGAGGAAATTCCCTTCAAACGTTTTGCCAAACCACAAGAAATTGCAGATACAATAGAATTCATAACAAGTAAAAAAGCAAACTATATCACTGGAGAAGTTTTGCGCATAAATGGCGGTTGGCTTATGTGA
- a CDS encoding helix-turn-helix domain-containing protein produces the protein MTELGDKLKQARREKGLSLDDLQQITKIQKRYLVAIEEGNYAVMPGKFYARAFIKQYAEAVGLDSAILFDEFESEVPETPQQEVVNNEPSRVQSKRNPMPAQSVGNQASSRNRFFDILPKILIALFIVFILFIVWFFLLNKQDNSTEKVKTDTSNPTVKVEDSTKNEDTNKDTTKKDTTEKDTSKDTTTKDKETTDKTEDKSKEVEVTKGETSGNATTYTVKNTDKMALSLSATGDSWIGVSDVSGNTIQNVTLSEQNPSVEIDLGTNKTVTVVIGNAPVTTVKINGEQIELAPTLVKQVLTINLESSDSDTSSDTQ, from the coding sequence TTGACAGAACTCGGTGATAAACTGAAACAAGCTAGACGTGAAAAAGGACTCAGTTTAGACGACTTACAACAAATAACGAAAATTCAAAAACGTTATTTAGTAGCGATTGAAGAAGGTAATTATGCTGTAATGCCTGGAAAATTTTATGCAAGGGCATTTATTAAACAATATGCAGAGGCGGTTGGACTCGATAGTGCAATACTCTTTGACGAGTTTGAAAGTGAAGTGCCTGAAACGCCGCAACAAGAAGTGGTTAATAATGAGCCATCACGAGTACAAAGTAAAAGAAATCCAATGCCTGCGCAATCTGTGGGCAATCAAGCAAGCTCACGTAATCGTTTTTTTGATATTTTACCAAAAATCTTAATTGCTTTATTTATTGTTTTTATCTTATTCATCGTTTGGTTTTTCTTGCTTAATAAACAGGATAACTCGACTGAAAAAGTAAAAACAGATACAAGCAATCCAACGGTGAAAGTGGAAGATTCAACTAAAAACGAAGATACGAATAAAGATACTACCAAAAAAGACACAACGGAAAAAGATACAAGTAAAGACACAACAACAAAAGATAAAGAAACAACGGATAAAACAGAAGACAAGTCCAAAGAAGTGGAAGTAACTAAAGGCGAAACATCTGGTAATGCCACCACTTATACAGTGAAAAATACAGATAAAATGGCACTTTCTCTTAGTGCAACTGGCGATTCATGGATTGGCGTGTCTGATGTAAGTGGGAACACTATCCAAAATGTTACTTTATCCGAACAAAATCCATCTGTCGAAATTGATTTAGGAACAAATAAAACTGTTACAGTTGTGATTGGAAATGCACCAGTAACAACCGTGAAAATCAATGGCGAACAAATTGAGCTAGCGCCAACACTTGTTAAACAGGTATTAACTATTAATCTGGAATCTAGTGATAGCGATACTAGTTCGGATACACAATAA
- the pgsA gene encoding CDP-diacylglycerol--glycerol-3-phosphate 3-phosphatidyltransferase, which yields MNLPNKLTVIRIFMIPIFVILCVVPFNWGSVTWLDSTIPVTSLVATIIFIIAALTDWFDGHLARKYNLITNFGKFADPMADKLLVAAAFIILVEMHIAPSWVVILIISRELAVTGLRLLLVEGGEVLAAGQLGKIKTFTQMIAIPLMLLDNFPFAWTGIRVDLIFLYVCAFFAVWSGIDYFYKNRGVFKGSM from the coding sequence ATGAATTTGCCAAATAAATTAACGGTTATCCGGATTTTTATGATACCAATTTTTGTTATTCTTTGTGTGGTGCCCTTTAATTGGGGTAGCGTTACTTGGCTCGATTCTACCATCCCAGTTACAAGCTTAGTTGCTACCATTATTTTCATCATAGCAGCTCTTACAGACTGGTTTGACGGCCATCTAGCACGTAAATATAATTTGATTACCAATTTCGGTAAATTTGCAGATCCGATGGCTGATAAGCTTCTTGTGGCAGCAGCGTTTATTATTCTAGTAGAAATGCACATTGCTCCTTCTTGGGTCGTTATTTTAATCATCAGTCGTGAACTTGCTGTGACAGGTCTTCGTTTGCTTTTAGTAGAAGGTGGAGAAGTACTAGCGGCAGGTCAACTTGGGAAAATTAAAACCTTCACACAAATGATTGCTATTCCATTAATGCTATTAGATAATTTCCCATTTGCTTGGACAGGTATTCGCGTTGATTTAATTTTCTTATATGTTTGTGCGTTCTTTGCAGTATGGTCTGGGATTGACTATTTCTACAAAAACCGTGGCGTATTTAAAGGCTCCATGTAA
- a CDS encoding competence/damage-inducible protein A encodes MANAEIIAVGTELLLGQIVNSNAAFISQELAADGIYVYHHTVVGDNPERLKKVIKIAENRSDILIFTGGLGPTEDDITKQILAEHLQKNLVIDPFHMNKITEHFASRSRTMTENNKLQAVIIEGAIVLNNDYGFAAGMFLQQNNHTYILLPGPPSEMKPMFSHYANPLLVEDNGAENILESKIMRFFGIGESQLAADLNDLIVTQVNPTIATYAGDNEVIVRITATAKTKEEAANLVNETEQEILQRDGAFLYGYGEVSLPELVTAMLLEKNITISAAESFTAGLFQAEIARFPGISKIFKGGIVTYSAETKQSILQVSKQIIADKGVVSSECATEMADNVRRLCNTDLGISFTGVAGPDSLEGHPAGTIWIGLSVKGYKTEAYQFVYGRDRNHNRRRAVKQGFQLIKQFLDTNASFSFK; translated from the coding sequence ATGGCAAATGCAGAAATTATTGCTGTAGGAACAGAATTATTATTAGGACAAATCGTTAATTCAAATGCCGCTTTTATTTCACAAGAATTAGCAGCGGACGGAATTTATGTCTATCATCATACAGTTGTTGGAGATAACCCAGAGCGTCTAAAGAAAGTGATAAAAATTGCTGAAAACCGCAGTGATATTTTAATCTTCACAGGTGGACTTGGACCAACTGAAGATGATATTACGAAACAAATTTTAGCTGAACATTTGCAGAAAAATTTAGTAATTGATCCATTTCATATGAACAAGATTACTGAACATTTTGCTTCAAGAAGTCGTACGATGACTGAAAACAATAAATTACAAGCAGTCATTATTGAAGGGGCGATTGTTTTAAATAATGATTATGGCTTTGCTGCAGGGATGTTTTTACAACAAAATAATCATACATACATTTTATTACCTGGACCTCCTTCTGAAATGAAACCAATGTTTAGTCATTACGCAAACCCTTTGCTTGTAGAAGATAATGGGGCGGAAAATATTTTAGAATCTAAAATTATGCGTTTTTTTGGTATTGGTGAATCTCAACTAGCTGCGGATTTAAATGATTTGATTGTAACACAAGTGAATCCTACTATCGCTACCTATGCTGGGGATAATGAAGTGATTGTGCGTATTACGGCAACAGCCAAAACAAAGGAAGAAGCAGCGAATCTAGTCAATGAAACCGAACAAGAAATTCTTCAACGTGATGGAGCTTTCTTATATGGTTACGGAGAAGTTTCTTTGCCAGAATTAGTAACGGCGATGTTGCTCGAGAAAAATATTACCATATCAGCTGCTGAAAGTTTTACTGCTGGTCTATTTCAAGCCGAAATTGCTCGTTTCCCTGGAATTTCGAAAATTTTCAAAGGTGGGATAGTTACTTACAGTGCCGAAACAAAACAATCTATTTTACAAGTTTCCAAACAAATAATTGCAGATAAAGGTGTTGTTAGTTCGGAATGTGCTACTGAGATGGCAGATAATGTGAGACGGCTTTGCAATACCGATTTAGGTATTAGTTTTACAGGTGTCGCAGGACCAGACAGCTTAGAAGGTCATCCAGCAGGGACTATTTGGATTGGCTTAAGCGTCAAAGGGTACAAAACAGAAGCCTATCAATTTGTTTATGGTCGAGATAGAAATCATAATCGCCGCCGAGCTGTAAAACAAGGATTTCAACTAATTAAGCAGTTTTTAGACACCAATGCTTCATTTTCTTTTAAGTGA
- the recA gene encoding recombinase RecA — translation MNDRQAALDQALKQIEKQFGKGSIMKLGEHSDQNISTISSGSLALDIALGVGGYPRGRIIEVYGPESSGKTTVALHAIAEVQAQGGTAAFIDAEHALDPAYAKNLGVNIDELLLSQPDTGEQALEIAEALVRSGAVDMLVIDSVAALVPRAEIEGEMGDAHVGLQARLMSQALRKLSGAINKSKTIAIFINQIREKVGVMFGNPEITPGGRALKFYSTVRLEVRRAEQLKQGTDVMGNKTKIKVVKNKVAPPFRIAEVDIMYGEGISREGELVDMAAEVDVINKSGSWYSYKEERIGQGRENAKQYLKEHTDIRDEISKRVREEYEIDGSNKEPLAETEETLSLLDDE, via the coding sequence GTGAATGATCGTCAAGCGGCATTAGACCAAGCTTTAAAACAAATTGAAAAACAATTCGGTAAAGGTTCCATTATGAAATTAGGGGAGCATTCAGACCAAAATATATCTACTATTTCTAGTGGCTCATTAGCATTAGATATTGCTTTAGGAGTCGGCGGATATCCAAGAGGGCGTATTATTGAAGTATACGGACCCGAAAGTTCTGGTAAAACAACTGTTGCACTACATGCAATTGCAGAAGTACAAGCACAAGGCGGAACAGCGGCATTTATCGATGCAGAACATGCACTCGATCCTGCTTATGCAAAAAATCTTGGTGTTAATATTGATGAGTTACTTTTATCTCAACCAGATACGGGAGAACAAGCATTAGAAATCGCTGAAGCATTAGTAAGAAGTGGCGCGGTTGATATGTTAGTTATTGACTCTGTGGCAGCACTTGTACCACGAGCGGAAATTGAAGGCGAAATGGGAGATGCGCATGTTGGTTTGCAAGCACGCTTAATGTCACAAGCTTTACGCAAACTTTCTGGCGCTATCAATAAATCTAAAACTATCGCAATTTTCATCAACCAAATTCGTGAAAAAGTTGGGGTTATGTTCGGTAATCCGGAAATCACGCCTGGTGGTCGGGCGCTTAAATTCTATTCTACTGTCCGTTTAGAAGTAAGACGTGCAGAACAATTGAAACAAGGTACGGATGTAATGGGGAACAAAACAAAAATTAAAGTAGTAAAAAATAAAGTAGCTCCACCATTCCGTATTGCGGAAGTAGATATTATGTACGGAGAAGGTATCTCACGCGAAGGCGAGCTTGTTGATATGGCTGCAGAAGTAGATGTTATCAATAAGAGCGGCTCATGGTATTCTTATAAAGAAGAACGTATCGGTCAAGGTCGTGAAAATGCTAAACAATATCTAAAAGAGCATACTGATATTCGTGACGAAATCTCCAAGCGTGTTCGTGAAGAATATGAAATAGATGGAAGCAATAAAGAACCATTAGCAGAAACAGAAGAAACATTAAGCTTGCTTGATGACGAATAA
- the rny gene encoding ribonuclease Y has product MTIAITIISSLLFLIVGLVVGSLIFKSSTEKKLAAARGTAELIVEDAKKEAETTKKEALLEAKEENHRLRTEIENELRGRRTETQKAENRLLQREENLDRKDTSLSKREATLERKEESISKRQQQIEEKESKLAEMIQAEQTELERISALSKEEAKSIILNQVEDELTHDTAIMVKESENRAKEESDKKAKNILSLAIQRCAADHVAETTVSVVTLPNDEMKGRIIGREGRNIRTLETLTGIDLIIDDTPEAVILSGFDPIRREIARIALEKLVQDGRIHPARIEEMVDKARKEVDEHIREVGEQATFEVGIHSIHPDLIKILGRLRYRTSYGQNVLNHSLEVSKLAGILAGELGEDVTLAKRAGLLHDIGKAIDHEIEGSHVEIGVELATKYKENDVVINSIASHHGDTEATSVIAVLVAAADALSAARPGARSETLENYIRRLEKLEEISESYDGVEKSYAIQAGREVRIIVEPDAIDDLASYRLARDIRKRIEEELDYPGHIKVTVIRETRAVEYAK; this is encoded by the coding sequence ATGACAATCGCAATCACGATCATCTCCAGTTTGCTTTTCTTAATCGTCGGTCTAGTTGTTGGTTCTCTAATTTTTAAATCTAGTACAGAGAAAAAACTGGCTGCTGCAAGGGGGACTGCTGAATTAATTGTAGAAGATGCAAAGAAAGAAGCAGAAACTACAAAAAAAGAAGCATTGCTTGAAGCGAAGGAAGAGAATCATAGGTTACGTACTGAAATCGAAAATGAACTTCGTGGGCGAAGAACAGAGACACAGAAAGCAGAAAATCGCTTATTGCAAAGGGAGGAAAACCTCGACCGTAAAGATACTTCTTTAAGTAAACGAGAAGCTACACTTGAAAGAAAAGAGGAGAGTATCAGTAAACGTCAACAACAAATTGAAGAGAAAGAAAGCAAACTAGCTGAGATGATTCAAGCGGAGCAGACAGAACTTGAAAGAATTTCTGCACTGAGCAAAGAAGAAGCGAAATCAATCATCCTTAACCAGGTAGAAGATGAATTAACACATGATACAGCAATCATGGTGAAAGAATCGGAAAACAGGGCGAAGGAAGAGTCGGATAAAAAAGCAAAGAATATTCTCTCACTAGCTATCCAGCGTTGTGCAGCTGATCATGTGGCAGAAACAACGGTATCTGTTGTTACCTTACCAAATGATGAGATGAAAGGACGGATTATCGGACGTGAAGGCCGTAATATCCGCACGCTAGAAACGCTAACAGGAATCGATTTGATAATTGATGATACACCAGAAGCAGTAATACTTTCTGGATTTGATCCAATTCGACGAGAAATCGCTAGAATCGCCTTAGAAAAACTTGTTCAAGATGGAAGAATCCATCCAGCTCGCATTGAAGAAATGGTGGACAAAGCCCGTAAAGAGGTGGACGAACACATTCGCGAAGTTGGTGAACAAGCAACATTTGAAGTGGGAATTCATTCCATTCATCCTGATTTAATAAAAATTCTTGGCCGCTTGCGTTACCGTACTAGTTACGGACAAAACGTTCTTAACCACTCACTCGAAGTTTCGAAACTTGCTGGAATTTTAGCAGGGGAGCTCGGGGAAGATGTAACGCTTGCTAAACGGGCCGGACTACTTCATGACATTGGTAAAGCAATCGACCATGAAATTGAAGGAAGTCATGTAGAAATTGGTGTGGAACTTGCAACTAAATACAAAGAAAATGATGTAGTAATCAATAGTATTGCTTCTCATCATGGAGATACAGAGGCTACTTCTGTTATCGCTGTATTGGTTGCTGCAGCAGATGCACTTTCTGCCGCAAGACCAGGAGCTCGTAGTGAAACGCTAGAAAACTATATTCGCCGTTTAGAGAAATTAGAAGAAATTTCTGAGTCTTACGATGGTGTAGAAAAATCTTATGCTATTCAAGCAGGACGTGAAGTACGTATCATTGTTGAGCCAGATGCTATTGATGATCTTGCTTCTTACCGACTTGCTCGCGACATAAGAAAACGAATTGAAGAGGAATTAGATTATCCTGGTCATATTAAAGTGACCGTCATTCGTGAAACAAGAGCAGTAGAATATGCTAAATAA
- a CDS encoding GNAT family N-acetyltransferase produces the protein MSEWKILPMLREHYSAVAAIHQEGIDTGNATFQEKTLTLDEWNQKYLKIGRLVVILNGQVIGWAALLPFSSMNAYRGVAELSIYIAKSARGKGIGKALMQEIIQTSEENGFWTLQSLIFPENKASIALHHTFGFRTLCIHEKLGEMNGTFRDVALLERRSNRNGE, from the coding sequence TTGAGTGAGTGGAAAATTTTGCCGATGCTACGAGAGCACTATTCAGCAGTAGCAGCAATTCATCAAGAAGGTATTGATACAGGTAATGCTACTTTTCAAGAAAAAACACTAACCTTAGATGAGTGGAATCAAAAATATTTAAAAATAGGTAGGTTGGTAGTTATTTTAAATGGACAAGTAATTGGCTGGGCAGCATTACTCCCATTTTCTAGTATGAATGCATATAGGGGTGTTGCAGAGCTAAGTATATACATAGCAAAGAGCGCTCGAGGAAAAGGAATTGGTAAAGCGTTAATGCAAGAAATAATTCAGACAAGTGAAGAAAATGGCTTCTGGACACTCCAATCATTAATTTTCCCTGAGAATAAAGCTAGCATCGCACTTCATCACACATTTGGTTTCCGAACATTATGTATACATGAAAAATTAGGTGAAATGAACGGAACTTTTCGTGATGTTGCCTTATTAGAACGAAGAAGTAATAGAAACGGAGAATAG